The window TTCCATGGCAATCAGATTCCTTTTCGTCACCGCCCTTTGCAGGCCGCGCCGGCGGACATACTTGCCGTAGCCGCCATGTCACTGGTGGTCGCCCTGTTTGTGATTCTGTTTATGCGCGCCTTGAGAACGGGCGGGGCCGGGCTGGCGAAATTGCTGCCTCACCCGCCGGCCCGAGCGGTATTGGGCGGATTGCTGGTGGGGTGTGTAGTGGTGGCCTTTCCTGCGGTGCGGGGCGAGGGGTACCACCTGGTTCGTTCTCTGCTGGATGGTGGAGCGGGGCAGGCCCTGGGCATGATGTTGATCCTGGTCTTGATGAAGATTCTTGCCACGGCCATGACCTTGGGTTCAGGCGGTTCCGGTGGTGTGTTCGCTCCTTCACTCGTGATCGGCGCCTTATCGGGTTACCTGTTTCACGGTCTATTGTGCATGTTGTTTCCCGCCGCCGTTTTTGCCGCGGCGCCCCTGTTTATTCTGGCCGGCATGGCGGGAACCATCAGCGGGACCTTGGGCGCACCGCTGACAGGCATCTTCCTCGTTGTTGAAATAACGGGTGGCTATGACGTTATTCTTCCCTTGCTGGTGATTTCTTTCCTGACCTACACCCTGGTACGGCTGGCTGAGCGTCACTCCATTTACCAATACGAATTGGCGGAAAAGGGGTTGTTGCTGCGTCCGCGTACGGACGCGCGCATCCTGGCGGATATCCCATTGACCGAGTTGCTGGAGCGTGACCTGGTACCGGTGTATCCTGACATGCCCCTGGCGACACTGATCCCGCGGATCCACCGTTCCCGGCGCAACCATTTCCCGGTCGAAGATCGTTCGACCGGCCGATTCCTGGGTATGGTCAACTTTGTCGATGTTAAAGAGTTCCTGTTTGACGACGCAATGGCCCGTACCGTGCTGGTGGAAGAGGTAATGCGTTCCGACGCTCCGATTGTAGGGGCCGGTGAGTCCTTGCCCCAGGTGCTTTCCGTATTTGACCGCACCGGTGCGTGGAGCCTGCCGGTGGTGGAAGGGGACCGCTTTCTTGGGCTTATCTCTAAATCAACCATTCTGGATCACTATCGCAAGGAGCTCAAGATCCAGACCGAAGTTTGATCCGCATTGCCCACAGTAACCTGATTTAATCGCGGGTGCAACCGTCTCAGTCTCAGTTATGGGCGTTGGTTTTGACACTCAATTCAAACATTTTTTTGACAATTCAGGTCCAGCCTCCTAGAATCATGCGATGAAACAGAGGTGTTTTCGAGTCACTGGAAAAGATCTGCCGGCAGGTGTGCAAAAAAGCATAGTTGAATGAAAAAAAGTCCTGTAAAAGTTTTCTTGAGCGGTGTTGAGCGTGCAGGCAATTTGCTGCCGCACCCTGCCAGCCTGTTCGGGTTTTTTGCTTTGCTGGCATTGATTCTTTCCGCGATATTTTCAGCCATGGGTTTGTCTTCAGTGCACCCGGGAACAGGAGAAGAGTTTCATGTGATCAACTTGCTCTCCAGGGACGGGGTACACAGGATATTAACTGAGATGGTCGACAATTTTACCGGTTTTGCGCCATTGGGAATTGTAATAGTAGCCATGCTGGGGATAGGGCTTGCAGAAAACTCCGGTTTGATTGCAGTGGTCATAAAAAGCCTGGTCATCTATTCACCCGAACGACTTTTGACGTTCATCATTGTTTTTTCAGGGATTCTGTCGAACCTGGCATCAAGTGTGGGATATGTGCTGCTGGTACCTTTGGCCGGGACAATCTTTTTGGCTGTCGGGCGCAATCCCATAGCCGGATTGGCGGCGGGCTTTGCCGGGGTTTCCGGCGGCTACTCGGCGAATCTGGTTCTGGGAACAATCGATCCGCTGCTCGCCGGTCTGTCTGAAGAAGCCGCCCACCTGGTGGATGCTGCGTATCATGTAAACCCTACGGCCAACTATTTTTTCATGGCGGTTTCAACTTTCATTATTGCTTTTCTGGGCACATTCGTGACCGAAAAGATAGTTATCCCGCGGCTGGGGAAGTATGACAATAAATGCAATATTAAGCGGGAAAAGATCTCTCGACTTACTCCGGCCGAAAGAAAGGGCATAAAGAATTCTCTTTGTGTTCTGGCTTTTTTTTGCATCCTTATTCTAATCGGATTGATTCCCGAAAACGGTGTTTTGAGGGGCAGAGACGGTTCTTTATTGAAATCACCCGTATTGGAAGGGGTGGTTGCGATATTGTTCCTGGTTACCGGGCTAATGGGACTCGTTTATGGGGTGGCAACCGGCAAATACAAAAAAGATGCGGATGTAATGAAAGGCATGACGGAATCAATGAAATCGATTGCCGCTTATATCGTATTGGTATTCTTTGCCGCCCAGTTTGTTGAGTATTTCAATTGGAGTAATCTTGGCGTTATTGTGGCTATTGAGGGAGCGCATGCGATTGAGAACATGAAGCTGGGGTTAATTCCACTGGTTATCATGTTTGTGACCTTTTCTGGTGCCGTTAATCTGGTTATGGGTAGCGCATCGGCAAAGTGGGCGCTTCTGGCGCCGATATTTGTGCCGATGTTCATGTTCCTCGGATATACCCCGGAATTGACACAGGTCGGGTATCGCATTGGTGACAGTGTGACGAACATGATCTCCCCCATGATGAGTTTCTTTGCCCTGATTATCGTTTATTTCCAGAAATACGACAGAAAAGCCGGCATAGGAACTGTTGTTGCCACCATGCTTCCCTTCTCGATGGTTTTTTTTATCGGCTGGGTTGTATTGTTGATCGCCTGGTTGCTGCTTGGTTTACCGTTGGGCCCGGGAGCCGGTGTTCATCTGTAGAGTCATCACACTATCGATTCAGGCGAAAGAGTTTTTCGGCGGGTTTGATCTGCATGCATGCGGCTTGTTGTTGATCATGTAGCTGCTCAGCGTTGCCAAGACTTTGGGTCGGGCGCGGGTCGGGCGTGGTTGACATGGGACTGATTCCCGGCGTATAATGCGCAGTGCTGCCGGAGTGGCGGAATTGGCAGACGCACCAGACTCAAAATCTGACGAGGAACAGCCCTCGTGAGGGTTCGAGTCCCTCCTCCGGCAGGCTTCACCCTTTGCTGAATCCAGCCTTGATTTTTCAGCGGCGATGCGGTATCCTTACGCCTTTGGTTTTCATCAACCTGACCTGCAGGAGAACGCGTTTGTCCGACAGCCGAACCACCGTATCCCATGACGGCGTGGTGGTAGATGCCGACAACGGCCGTGTGCGGGTACGCATCACCAGCCACTCTGCGTGTGCGGCATGTCATGCCCGTTCCATGTGTCCGGGGGCGGATACAAAGGAAAAGATCATCGACGCGGAGACTGGTGAATCACTGCATGCCGGTGACGCCGTGACCGTGATCATGCGGGAACGGACCGGGTGGCTGGCAGTGGTCGTGGCTTTTTTGGGGCCCTTTGTGCTGTTGTTGCTGGTGTTGCTGACGGTGCATGCCTTGACGGCGGACCCGGTCACTGCCGGCCTGGCGGCCCTGGCTTCAATGGTGCCCTATTTTCTGGTGGTATACATGCTTCGGGCGCGACTGGCCCGGCATATCCGGTTTACGGCTGTATCCAGGTTGAA is drawn from Candidatus Aminicenantes bacterium and contains these coding sequences:
- a CDS encoding CBS domain-containing protein, giving the protein FHGNQIPFRHRPLQAAPADILAVAAMSLVVALFVILFMRALRTGGAGLAKLLPHPPARAVLGGLLVGCVVVAFPAVRGEGYHLVRSLLDGGAGQALGMMLILVLMKILATAMTLGSGGSGGVFAPSLVIGALSGYLFHGLLCMLFPAAVFAAAPLFILAGMAGTISGTLGAPLTGIFLVVEITGGYDVILPLLVISFLTYTLVRLAERHSIYQYELAEKGLLLRPRTDARILADIPLTELLERDLVPVYPDMPLATLIPRIHRSRRNHFPVEDRSTGRFLGMVNFVDVKEFLFDDAMARTVLVEEVMRSDAPIVGAGESLPQVLSVFDRTGAWSLPVVEGDRFLGLISKSTILDHYRKELKIQTEV
- a CDS encoding AbgT family transporter is translated as MKKSPVKVFLSGVERAGNLLPHPASLFGFFALLALILSAIFSAMGLSSVHPGTGEEFHVINLLSRDGVHRILTEMVDNFTGFAPLGIVIVAMLGIGLAENSGLIAVVIKSLVIYSPERLLTFIIVFSGILSNLASSVGYVLLVPLAGTIFLAVGRNPIAGLAAGFAGVSGGYSANLVLGTIDPLLAGLSEEAAHLVDAAYHVNPTANYFFMAVSTFIIAFLGTFVTEKIVIPRLGKYDNKCNIKREKISRLTPAERKGIKNSLCVLAFFCILILIGLIPENGVLRGRDGSLLKSPVLEGVVAILFLVTGLMGLVYGVATGKYKKDADVMKGMTESMKSIAAYIVLVFFAAQFVEYFNWSNLGVIVAIEGAHAIENMKLGLIPLVIMFVTFSGAVNLVMGSASAKWALLAPIFVPMFMFLGYTPELTQVGYRIGDSVTNMISPMMSFFALIIVYFQKYDRKAGIGTVVATMLPFSMVFFIGWVVLLIAWLLLGLPLGPGAGVHL